From Anastrepha obliqua isolate idAnaObli1 chromosome 3, idAnaObli1_1.0, whole genome shotgun sequence:
ttgtccgcaactgcgccgtaatttggccatccgtaaacaccaattttgaatgattcgatggaggacttcggtcggcatCTCGTGAATacctttagtaatgttggcttccaatgactcaatcgaagctggtttattcacaaagcatttaggcTTTACATACCccaacaaataaaagtccaaaggtatgATTTCACACGATTttagtggccaatccactggtccgaggcgagagataaattgcttaccAAAACGGCGACGCAGTAAATGCATTGTTTCACAGGctgtagcgccatcttgtttgagcaaaatgttgtggagatcactggACTCAATTTCCGGtaccaaaaagtcgtttattttGGTGTTCGTCATTCACTCTTACATTGACGCcaacctcgtctttgaagaaatatgggcctaTGATCCcttcagcccataggccgcaccaaccAATTGTTGTctatggatgtaatggctgttcttgaatggcttcgggttgctcttcagcccgaatacggcaattttgcttattaacgtagCATTTAATCCAGAAATGGACCttatcgctgaacaccataagttggcctgagcgttcaatgaacactttccacagagcgtcgattttcctaatacaattttacgatttgtaaacgttgttgaggcgtaagtctttccatgatgaaatgtcaatgaatgcttaaaaaattatgtatttactttgacaatagtcacgcgtgatatgtcaaaaaacccctattggaaaaagtgcctACAATCTGATCTTCCTTTAGTAACAATGGTGCAGCATTCTATGTTTCGTGTCTGTATAGTAAAACGGGTATGACGGAAGAATTAAGTATTCTTAATTTCGTGCCACGCGACAGCAATGAGGAGCTCCAGATGATTTTCAATTGTCCAAATACTTGCCACAACTTATTTACATATTCTGACGATGTATTCGGTGCAGCCGCCAGATGTCGAATTTATGCATCGTAGATAGCAAAAACTTTGAACTTCCTCTATAGGAGGTGAGTTTAGTAGGAATGGACGGGCGCtcattgtatatacatatgcgcatgaTCTTGGTTTTAGAGACATGGATATTGAGTCCCATTTTCGATGCCAGTGTTGATATTGATTCGAGTTTTCGCGCTATGTCGCTGTAGTCCTGCGGAAGGGTGCAAATATAATCAACGTAAGCGAGGTCGTTTAAGGATGCACGTAGACCTCTCTGATTAACTAGAGCCTGACCTAAGATGATGTCTAGGACAGTGTTAAAGAGAGATAGAGGAAGCGGCGGCCTTGTTTAACCCCAGATTTTTCGCTTATTAGATCGTTTAATTGTACTGCATGAAGAATTCGGCAGCGTACGTCTGTGTATAAGTTTATTATGAGGCTAATTATTTTTAAGGGAATGACTTTATCTCGCCCGAAAGCGTCGTGTGGAAGAGTATCGAATGTTCAAACGTTCATTCAGTGTTTTAGTAGAACTAACTACTATTTTGGATACAAAGATGATTAATGAAAGCTTCGTTTCGGcgtttgaaatgaatttttaagtttggcaGCCATGAGTATTTTTTTACTCGCATTATCTGCGTAGTGTACATGAGCACGTATACATGCTGTCATacgagaattaaaattaaataaaattaaaaactcccTCTCACATTATCGCATTGAGTTTAGCAAGATCCTTCCAAACGTTGTCAGCTCTAGAATTGTTTTTAGCTTATTCAAATAGACTTTACTTTCCGAAAAACTCCACAAAAAGAGGTCTAGCTAGTCAGTTTAGGCCACCAATGCGTGAAATTAATCGACCGGGAAACTTAGATAGCAATAATGCAATGCATTCCGGTGTTGTGTGACTTGTGGTTCCattctgttgaaaataaagattGTCTATGTCTATTCCTTCAAGCTCAGGCCACAAAAAATCTGCAAACAGTCGCCTATAGCAATGTCCATTGGAAGTAACAActctttcattttcatcttcaAAGAAAAAAGGGGCCAATTATATTCTATCAGCACAAAAACGataccaaacagtacattttagGGGATGTAATGATTTTTCTCAAATTACTCGAGAGTTTTCTTATCCCCAGATGCGGCCATTTTGCTCTTTCACAAATCCATCCAGTGAGAAATGACTTCATCACTAAAGATTATTTTGGGTGAAAAACCAGCTTCGTGATAGTAAGactgaaaaattggtttgaggtcactcttccgcgaatcttttggattcatttatgaatcttaaaaggtctggaagaagaagagtataaactttatccatactcagaacATCGCACCCCAATAGcttaagtctgattctagaaagcgccggacagctacagagaaaatgttctgCAGTGTCCTCATTCTCACGATACGATGGGCATATTGGGTCGTCAATGATTACCATGGTacccatatgctgaccacaggcgttgtgtcgtgtgattacacccaccagtacttccaggtcctttctgctacgttttaggagaaaggtcgctagttTCCTGTTTGGTTTTCTCACAAACAGACCAACGTCTTCTATGATTGGACCTCATGATGtcatcaatccatagttgaagcGATGCacaattgacacctagaaagggttcagggcctagtggtatgcttgcagagccttcattaacCAGTTTATCAGCaaactcgttccctgcaataccacaatgtccatgcacccaaataagacaaactttgttgtgttttgcaacactgcttattttgtcttacattcaccgactattTCGAATTGCAGCGGGGTTTAGCAAGGGCTCTTAGAGCTTAGTGCTTGGCTGTCAGTATGTGCCTACGTATAAATTAATGTCAGTTGCATcatatctttattaaatatacaaaCGTTTGCCCTTTTTAGTGATGGTCTGACCACCAAAACGCTTGGCTATAACCAATTAGTTTGAACTAAATGAATGGTGAACTATTTTGGCCAAACATACTCACGTTTTTATATAAAGAGTTTCTATGATAGATGTTAGTATGAATGTGTAGATATGTAAAGTTTTAGCAGCTTACtaatttattgggaaatttgttgaaaagtaAGTTCATTTACGGATTTGTCGAAATATTTCGTAAAGCAAATCTGTGAATTTTGAGAGCATTACAAATTTGACacggataatttttttaaatgcacgaTCGTATTTTTTACGTCGAGACTCGACGTAATtggtattttaaaaacaaatacaaatatttgcagcattgtgtgtttgtatgtacttcATATTTGTGGGAAAAATTACGTTTCACGCTGAAATAGCACATCATGTAATAGAAACTGTTTTAGttggaaatatttcaatattgcaATTAACGTCTGCAGTGAAAGTATTAATCGTTGAAGCCTGTGTTCATTAAGTAAACAAGTAGTCTAGCCACTAATTTAAGGTGCTATCATAGCATCTTCGCGACTAGTTTAAAACTAGTTCATTAACTAAGCGTTAAAAAGGGGTTGTGTAGGTTAATCGGCTATTGAACTCTCATGCAAATTGAGTTCTTTTAATGATCATAACTTTAAAAGCGCTTACTCCAATGTTCGATCGTAAGAATCGTCCcaccagaaagctgtgtgcgctATAAAGGATAAATACGAGTGCAGATATTCACTCTTGATCAGCCAAAATGTGCACACGTTTGTGCTACAAGAGAAAAGTGTTACACTTTGAGCtggtaattaattttaattgaaaaatattgcaggTTGAACCAATTGAACTTTTCGCATCCGACCGAATCTATTAAGCGTGCACTTGCATTCGCGAGCGAGCgtttatgtgaaaaaattttaaaaataacatcaactaaaaatatgtgcatatgtaaaagGAAGTCTTGAGTGTAATCGCAGTGTTTGCCGAAGAATCGCTCAATTGACCCAGAGTGACCCACATaacatatatgcatacgtatttacatatataatttgtatgtatttagtattttatttttacttactcgaaatatgcatttgtatgtacttatgtatgtatgtatgtttgctgaGTAGACTTTACAAGCGGCAGTGAAACTCGATACCGAAAaagttaaataacaaaatagatatttatAATAAAGATTGGAAATGGACCCGGTCGTAAAATGAATGCACCAATGCAGCCGAATGAGAACAAAAGCGAAAGCAATTGTAATACGCTGCGCACGTTGCCGCGTAAACGTCGACCACGTGCCGTAGGTGAGGTGGGCATCACCTGCCCGGCCAGTCAAGTATATCTCAATAGTGCCGTTAATGAGCACAATAATATCAGTGAACCCATATATCAAAATGCGACGACAGATATTGAACAGGAAACCGTCAGGCGGACAGATCGTTGTGAACGTTTTTCCTTTGTGCGCGCCACTGTTGTTGAAGGCACCGATGCGGTGGGTGCACGCCAATCGATGACTGTGAGCACATTTATAGGTTGGTTCCATAAagaatatttcacaaaaaacgattatttttcattatttaataataatttttccattagCAAGATgtgatttttaattaaacttttctCTTCTTTCACTTAGATGACTCTGACCACTACTATGAGACATTGTCACCTTTAGGAAATAAACGCCACTCCACTCTACCAGCACAGCGTTCAAATAGTCATCACAAACGCGATCAAGATTTAGCCTATATTGCGAAGAATGGCTCGCAGCGCAGTAAGCAATATTCGGCCTCCATGCATGGCTTGGGCACGTTAGTGACATCAGACGATTATGACTCTTTCGATACAGACACCGATGATATTTATGAAGCGAAGGAGaacataaaaaatgtgagtATATGAAATTAATTGTATATTTTCTTGCTTTCGAAAAAGTGGGCTCTACCGACcatcttttgtttgtttgttcgcTCTAAGTCGTAGTTTGCCGTAAGTTAACGGTACACCCGAATTCAGAAATGTACTAATCTCAAGCGGGGAAGTTTCTTCTCTTGTCAATTCAAGCGTTACGTAGTTATCTGTACATATTTTTGGTTTGCTATCTACGctaatagcctagacagacggtagcgttaatcgggattaacgacttatttcggaattatctcaggaGTGAAGTGCAAAGAATGCGGATTGactctttttatatattttaaataatataaataattatttttttgtatcaaGGCAGCTAATATCCGTATTTTTCCCCTCCTatccatcttttactgacaaaacttcCTAatcaacaaatcagctgttcactaatccgtCACTACAGCCGTCTGTCAGACTACAATTTTAAGCTGCATTAACTGCGCCTGTAATCCCGATTAAGAGCTTATCTGCATTCGAACACTGTTGCCGATGAGACTTTGCAGCAGTCGGTTGATTTAATGCCCGCCTGACTCTCtgagaaaatattaattgatTAAAGATTGAGATGAGAATTGATCTGCCAGAGTGCACTTTTTTTCTGTTGCATGCTCATCTTGAAGCACTACAGAAGTTTGGCAGTCCAAAGCTAAAGTTAAATGAGAGTTGCTGCATTGTATTGCACTCTCTAAATGTCGATTTCATTAGAGTACAAGTCCAATGctaaatcattttaaaatacGTTTGTGGTGGGGCTCGTGTGAAACAGCCGTTCACGAAAGGACGGGATGTGCTTGAATCGTCTAGATACCTGACAGATGCGGAACAGTCACCGAGCAGCCCACTGTTGGGTCTACCGATGAAGTTTCCCTATATGCCGACAAGCACAAGGTTAAGCCAAGTTTTGGATACGTATGTCAGACTGTGTTAGACTGTTGCTTATGTTAGAGGATTTCGGCACCataagaaaactttttaaaatggcATCGGAGCTCAAAAAGACCTAGAATAATGGTAAATTGCTttcttcataaataaaataatgataaattgcttttaaaaatcGGATAACAAATAAttaagttgtaataaaaaaccaTCGGTTTTTATAACggtaccaaacatttttttctggaTCTAAAATCCTCTCAGcataagttttaaatacaagGTTGTACTTTTGCTACCTTTTTTGATGCATGGCGACCGACCCAGTCTAGGGCATAGGATCCAATAATTAGCagtttttactttaagtttCCACCGCATAATAATATCCGGCGAATTTCTGCTGCATGCACCCAGTGgactacttatgtatatatgtataagattGAAACCTCACTTTTTCAAAGTGTTAGaattgcttcaaaaaaaaaggcATTACCGTTCGGATAGAAACACAGAAATAAACAAAGTGGTAGAGTTTCAGAATTTAAAAGTGCCAGAAGTTAATACGGGAATACAATAAAATCTAACCCTACCCGGCAATACATTAATGATGGAAGTTAAAACTAGAGACTTTAAAGTTTTTCTGGAGCAGGGAACCAAAGAGGCACATGCCCGATTTGCGCACTATATTCAAAACATGCGGTGATCAGCGCAGGTAGTCGGAGTAGGCGACGGGACCAACAGCTTGTACTCTGTAACTGCACAAGTCGGGCGTTAAATTCCAGTTGAGTTGGGAAATGACTCCAGCTTTGAATGCTTCTTTTTGTATATCTAGCTAAGAACGCCATCCGCCTCGTTTTCCTACAGAAGAATGGGTAAACAAATGATACCCTTTTACTTTACCCACAAAatgatttgaaattataattacttttttttttttgttttcatttcattaatttaatgATTCTTTATTAATAACGTCATCAATTCAATTCCAGCAGAATGACAGCGGCGTGGATATACGCAATGTGAAACTCCCTGATCCACCTCCTTCCACTAATCAAGTATACGCTATAGTACGCAAACTGAAGAATTTCATCTCAAATAAGAAATCTCCGGGTTCGCATTCAAAGTTCGGCGATAGTCAGCAAAAACTGTACGAAAACTCCACCCAATTCTATGTGAGTGGCAATATTTATGAGAATACACCAAAGACCAAATCCAAACcacagaaaaatgttaaaaggacACCTCCAGCTGTACAAAATCAAGACATTTATGAGAATACCGAGTTCCATAGTCCGCTTGCGATCGTGCCAGATGATAAACAAGTTAGCACAGCGGAAACGATTTTAAATAGTCCAACGGAAGCTAAGCCCGATACATCCGACACAACTACCACGTTACGTTCCAAGTCTAAGGCGGGTAAGAGTTTCAAATCACGTCTGCGCAAAAGTCTAGTCGGTTCCACTTTTGATATGAAGCAACTATCGACGTTGGCGCCTACACGTAGCACCTTTTACATTGAAGATCCAACGTATGGGGGCTCTGGTGAGTTAGATTCAGGCTTCTCTGAGAAAGCTTCATCAGGTGATCTGCCCACAATACCTACACCTGAGTCACAGAAATTCTCAACTGTCGCACGTAAGgcgaaaaaggaaacaaaggCGTCAAATTCACAACGGCGAAGAACTACCATTGGTATACGTCCACAAGatccgccaccaccaccacccgtCGCATCATCAACAACATCTTGGTACGCCGAATGTGGGGTATTCAAAAGTGGTACGAGCGGTTTGCTACAAGAGTCGGAAATTTCGATGAACGATAGTAAGGCGAGCCAGAGTGGTTCTTCGGTTTTTAATGGCAATTCCTGGTACACCGAAGCAGGATTGTATCAGACCAGCGGCGTATCTGTAGCCAGTTCGAGCGGCAGTTCGGGTGTATCTACTGGCAATGAAGGTGCAATAGGCGATGAGCTGCCACACAGCATGTTTCAGAACGAGCCGCTCTACCAGATCTACAGTGCCGCTAAGCTGGAGGTAAGTTTAGAGCgcagttgaaaaaaataaataccttaaAACGTTCTTTATTATTTACAGTCCATCACACGCGACATGGAGGAGCATGACAGTTCAACAGATGGTTATGAGGAGATCGGTCATAATGGATCGGCAAGCGAGGCGTGCATAAGTAGTCAAAAGCACCAACGACCTAGTGCTTTCCAGCTAATTGAGCCAAAGAATGGACCATCCCGTACATTGTGGAGTGAAATACCAGAGGTCATAAATTCGTGTGTTCTAGGTGAGCgcagtgttatttttttatttacgcagacaattttttatttaacccttTATCGCAGCTACACTCACACCACGAGAACGCAGTCTGCAGGAGGCGAAGTTCGAGATTATCACCTCTGAGGCGAGTTACCTGAAATCTCTAAACCTGCTGCGTAATCACTTCATGAATCATCCAATATTCCGGGATACGAATGTGGTGAGCCCCCGCGATCGCAAAGCCTTGTTTGCATACATTGTGCCTGTACATGAATGCTCTGAAAGGCTGCTCACAGAAATGGAATCCTGCTGGCAAGATAATATAATGTTAATCGGTTTAAGTAAGCGCATCTTTACCGTTGCGGAGAAATATTTCCATGTGTACATATCGTTTTGCGAGCACCAAGGCCGCATGGACAGAACATTGCGTCGGTTGAAGGAGAGTCGTGGTATTTTTGCACAGAATCTGCATCTTCTCGAAACAAGTCCAACCTGTTGTGGCCTGAATCTGCATTCTTTTCTCATGTTGCCCATGCAACGCATTACACGTCTGCCGCTGCTTATAGATGCCGTATTTAGTAAAGTAAGCCCCAATGATGACGAATACGAGAACTGGAAGATGACTTTGGCTATCATGAATAAGATTGTGACACAGTGTAATGAAGCCGCCAACCGCTGTGAGCAGGCGTACGAAATCGAGCGTATAGCGCGTCAGTTGGAGTTCCCTTCGACGATACGGGCTTTGGCCATAGCACCTGCGGGTGTGCCCGCGCCGGGTTCAAAGCCGCGGTTTCTGGTGAAACGAGGTGAATTGACGCATTTCATTTGGCGTGGTGACGATGTCAAACTTACTTTCGGAAAGAAATTTTCCAAAGTGGCCATCTACGCTTTCCTCTTCTCTGATCTGCTCGTGCTAACGAAACGTAAAGGGGAGGAACAATTCGCAGTTTTTGATTATTGCCCGCGTAATATGCTGACTATCACATCCGGTGATCTGCGTGATATTAGTCAGACGCACAAAAATCTAATACTGATGACTTTGTTGGAGAATCACGAGCGAAAGACTGTGGAACTAGTGAGTCATTGTTTAAGTAATTTAAGGACAATTAATGTGaatgttctttttttaatatacaggtCCTTTCTTGCCCATCAGTTTCCGAACAGGAACGTTGGTTGCAGGCAGTTCGGCCGCCCGAACCAGAGACGCCCGGTGAAAAGCTTTACGCCCCCTGGGATTGTCCGCAAGTAATAACAAAGCACGCATATGTAACGAGAGAACCAGACGCGCTAAGTCTGGAAGTGGGAGATGTAGTAAATGTGACACGAAAATTGCCAGATGGTATGtaggaaagtaaaaataaagtaaaattagcaGACgtaaaaagtatttgttttttaggtTGGTACCAGGGTGAACGCATACGTGATGGCGTTGTAGGTTGGTTCCCGGGCAGTTATACGGAAGAGGTAAATTCAGCGCATGTGCGCGCTCGCAATCTCAAACAGCGTCAACGTCTGCTGACTTTCACAGCCACATATCTCGAGTCGCAGAAGCGGAAGTAGGCAATTTTTTTTGGGGCACAGCATGTCTCAGGCGTTTGCCACAGTTATAAATGTAAAAGATAAAGTTTAATACATGTGTTTGTGCCTTCTCAATGTTAagaagtttttgttttactatttaagtgttaaaattatgaaaactaaatatgtattt
This genomic window contains:
- the LOC129242980 gene encoding rho guanine nucleotide exchange factor 19 isoform X3, which gives rise to MNAPMQPNENKSESNCNTLRTLPRKRRPRAVGEVGITCPASQVYLNSAVNEHNNISEPIYQNATTDIEQETVRRTDRCERFSFVRATVVEGTDAVGARQSMTVSTFIDDSDHYYETLSPLGNKRHSTLPAQRSNSHHKRDQDLAYIAKNGSQRSKQYSASMHGLGTLVTSDDYDSFDTDTDDIYEAKENIKNQNDSGVDIRNVKLPDPPPSTNQVYAIVRKLKNFISNKKSPGSHSKFGDSQQKLYENSTQFYVSGNIYENTPKTKSKPQKNVKRTPPAVQNQDIYENTEFHSPLAIVPDDKQVSTAETILNSPTEAKPDTSDTTTTLRSKSKAGKSFKSRLRKSLVGSTFDMKQLSTLAPTRSTFYIEDPTYGGSGELDSGFSEKASSGDLPTIPTPESQKFSTVARKAKKETKASNSQRRRTTIGIRPQDPPPPPPVASSTTSWYAECGVFKSGTSGLLQESEISMNDSKASQSGSSVFNGNSWYTEAGLYQTSGVSVASSSGSSGVSTGNEGAIGDELPHSMFQNEPLYQIYSAAKLESITRDMEEHDSSTDGYEEIGHNGSASEACISSQKHQRPSAFQLIEPKNGPSRTLWSEIPEVINSCVLATLTPRERSLQEAKFEIITSEASYLKSLNLLRNHFMNHPIFRDTNVVSPRDRKALFAYIVPVHECSERLLTEMESCWQDNIMLIGLSKRIFTVAEKYFHVYISFCEHQGRMDRTLRRLKESRGIFAQNLHLLETSPTCCGLNLHSFLMLPMQRITRLPLLIDAVFSKVSPNDDEYENWKMTLAIMNKIVTQCNEAANRCEQAYEIERIARQLEFPSTIRALAIAPAGVPAPGSKPRFLVKRGELTHFIWRGDDVKLTFGKKFSKVAIYAFLFSDLLVLTKRKGEEQFAVFDYCPRNMLTITSGDLRDISQTHKNLILMTLLENHERKTVELVLSCPSVSEQERWLQAVRPPEPETPGEKLYAPWDCPQVITKHAYVTREPDALSLEVGDVVNVTRKLPDGWYQGERIRDGVVGWFPGSYTEEVNSAHVRARNLKQRQRLLTFTATYLESQKRK